One stretch of Zingiber officinale cultivar Zhangliang chromosome 6B, Zo_v1.1, whole genome shotgun sequence DNA includes these proteins:
- the LOC121989178 gene encoding dof zinc finger protein DOF3.1-like encodes MSFPSLPLFLHPSTNWTNKQRAHPQLSNSFVAVDDGQYEAGAPVRPSESSAVAKMASRPSPDQHAVIECPRCNSTNTKFCYYNNYSRSQPRHFCKTCRRYWTHGGALRNVPVGGGSRRSNKQTAKHSKPQTATANYTSPSLSVASMRPPPLLINNNNNNNDNHNHPVIHNFGVGQQLPPVGMAAAPQPCPNPFTSFGEENNVGVTVKMENIGYDHPRVQFSYDPSNINNYNDMFTCGDSGSMSSCIAWPSATTGFSYGSSSPHHLTFMNSDLP; translated from the exons ATGAGttttccatctcttcctctttttctGCACCCATCAACAAATTGGACGAACAAG CAACGAGCTCATCCTCAGCTGAGCAACAGCTTTGTCGCCGTTGATGATGGCCAATATGAAGCTGGAGCTCCGGTCAGGCCTTCAGAATCTTCGGCGGTGGCAAAGATGGCTTCCAGGCCGTCGCCTGATCAGCATGCAGTGATCGAGTGCCCCCGGTGCAACTCCACCAACACCAAGTTCTGCTACTACAACAACTACTCCCGTTCCCAGCCGCGCCACTTCTGTAAGACGTGCCGCCGCTACTGGACGCATGGCGGTGCCCTGCGGAACGTCCCAGTCGGCGGTGGCAGCCGCCGGAGCAACAAACAAACAGCCAAGCACTCCAAGCCCCAAACTGCGACTGCCAACTACACAAGCCCGTCTCTCAGCGTTGCATCTATGAGGCCACCACCACTACTaattaacaacaacaacaacaataacgaCAACCATAACCACCCCGTGATACATAATTTTGGGGTAGGGCAGCAGCTCCCTCCAGTAGGGATGGCGGCGGCGCCTCAACCGTGCCCAAACCCATTCACATCATTTGGAGAAGAGAATAATGTTGGAGTTACAGTGAAGATGGAGAATATTGGATATGATCATCCTAGGGTTCAGTTTTCATATGATCCATCGAATATTAATAACTACAACGATATGTTTACTTGTGGAGACAGTGGAAGCATGAGCAGTTGCATTGCATGGCCATCAGCTACTACTGGTTTCAGCTATGGATCATCGTCACCTCATCACCTTACTTTCATGAATTCAGATCTGCCCTAA
- the LOC121989179 gene encoding outer envelope pore protein 16, chloroplastic-like, with product MPWTAFSSSSNCPRIDVAVDMGNPFLNRTVDGFLKIGAVAASRVAAEETFHFLQKGSINKGNFEDALKRMCKEGAYWGTVSGVYVGVEYGMERVRGTKDWKNAMLGGAVTGLLISVTSNNNKEKVFKDAITAGAVATAAEFINYLT from the exons ATGCCGTGGACTGCGTTCTCCAGCTCAAGTAACTGCCCAAGGATTGATGTCGCCGTCGACATGGGGAACCCCTTCCTCAACCGCACCGTCGACGGTTTCCTCAAGATCGGAGCG GTTGCCGCCTCCAGGGTTGCCGCGGAGGAAACCTTCCACTTTTTGCAGAAAG GGAGCATTAACAAAGGCAACTTTGAGGATGCT CTAAAGAGGATGTGTAAAGAAGGAGCATACTGGG GAACTGTTTCTGGAGTATATGTCGGAGTTGAATATGGCATGGAAAGGGTCCGAGGCACAAAGGATTGG AAGAATGCAATGCTGGGCGGAGCCGTAACTGGATTGCTCATTTCTGTGACCAGCAACAACAacaaagaaaaggttttcaaagaTGCTATCACGGCCGGTGCAGTAGCTACCGCTGCCGAGTTTATCAATTACCTCACTTGA